From Cervus canadensis isolate Bull #8, Minnesota chromosome 28, ASM1932006v1, whole genome shotgun sequence, one genomic window encodes:
- the LOC122429654 gene encoding putative olfactory receptor 2B8: MERANDSAFSGFILLGFSNQPQLETALFVVILIIYFLSCLGNGIIILLSTMDPHLHTPMYFFLSNLSFMDLCLTTCTVPQTLANFKGKDKTITYGGCVTQLFIALGLGGVECVLLSVMAYDRYVAVCRPLHYMVIVHPQLCLQLVVTAWLTGFGNSVIQTALTMTLPLCGKNQVDHFFCEVPVMLKLACTNTSINEAELFAVSVFFLVVPLSLILVSYSHITRAVLKMKSAQGRQKAFGTCGSHLMVVIIFFGTLISMYLQPPSSYSQDVNKSIALFYTLVTPLLNPLIYTLRNKEVKGALRRQMRRILGLRQS; the protein is encoded by the coding sequence ATGGAAAGAGCTAACGACAGCGCCTTCTCTGGATTCATTCTCCTGGGCTTCTCCAACCAGCCCCAGCTGGAAACGGCTCTCTTTGTGGTCATCCTAATCATCTACTTCTTGAGCTGTTTAGGCAATGGCATCATTATACTTTTGTCAACGATGGATCCTCACCTCCACACCCctatgtacttcttcctctccaacctctCTTTCATGGATCTTTGTTTGACGACTTGCACTGTCCCTCAGACCCTGGCCAACTTTAAGGGGAAAGACAAGACCATCACCTATGGTGGCTGTGTGACCCAGCTCTTCATTGCCTTGGGACTTGGGGGAGTAGAGTGTGTCCTCCTGTCtgtcatggcctatgaccgctatgtagCTGTGTGCCGTCCCCTCCACTACATGGTGATCGTGCATCCCCAGCTTTGCTTGCAGCTGGTTGTAACTGCTTGGCTTACAGGCTTTGGCAATTCTGTAATCCAGACAGCACTGACCATGACTCTTCCCCTCTGTGGTAAAAACCAAGTGGACCATTTCTTCTGTGAAGTTCCAGTGATGCTGAAACTGGCCTGCACCAACACCTCCATCAATGAGGCTGAACTCTTTGCTGTCAGTGTATTCTTCTTGGTCGTCCCCCTGTCACTCATCTTAGTATCCTACAGTCACATTACCCGTGCAGTCCTGAAGATGAAGTCGGCCCAAGGGAGACAGAAGGCTTTTGGAACCTGTGGTTCTCACCTAATGGTAGTGATTATTTTCTTTGGGACGCTCATCTCCATGTACCTTCAACCTCCTTCCAGCTATTCACAGGATGTGAACAAAAGCATTGCACTGTTCTATACTCTGGTGACTCCCCTGCTTAATCCCCTGATTTACACGTTGAGAAACAAGGAAGTCAAAGGGGCACTAAGGAGACAAATGAGGAGAATCCTAGGCTTGAGACAGAGTTAA